One genomic region from Chthonomonas calidirosea T49 encodes:
- a CDS encoding basic secretory protein-like protein, with product MKSVQRLRGVFIGIWLLSIPLLALAQTPPHSDETHNSNKITLHVSVDASEAPDLGPWLQQAKDLCEVWYPRIVKLLASPGFVPPDHVTLRFRNMDGVAYTAGDVITISADYVRHHPDDLGMVIHELTHVVQSYPSSNAGWLVEGIADYVRFFFYEPKAPRPYINIEKATYHDAYRTTAAFLAWTTSKYDRHLVQQLNQALREGKFDISLFQKYTGRDVDTLWNEFIADIKAGKARRFVSNSPSQ from the coding sequence ATGAAGAGCGTGCAAAGGCTTCGCGGTGTTTTTATTGGAATATGGCTCCTTTCCATCCCTCTCTTAGCTTTGGCACAAACCCCGCCTCATAGCGACGAAACCCACAACTCCAACAAAATCACTCTCCATGTCTCCGTAGATGCCTCAGAGGCACCCGACCTCGGCCCATGGCTGCAACAGGCTAAAGACCTCTGTGAGGTTTGGTACCCGCGTATCGTAAAACTTTTGGCAAGTCCCGGTTTTGTACCGCCCGATCACGTCACCCTTCGATTTCGTAACATGGACGGGGTTGCCTATACCGCTGGCGATGTCATCACCATCTCTGCCGACTATGTGCGACACCACCCCGACGACCTCGGTATGGTGATCCACGAGCTAACCCACGTCGTGCAGTCCTATCCATCCTCCAATGCCGGCTGGCTTGTGGAGGGAATTGCAGACTACGTGCGCTTCTTCTTCTATGAACCCAAAGCCCCACGCCCCTACATCAACATCGAAAAGGCGACCTACCACGATGCCTATCGCACCACCGCTGCCTTTCTCGCCTGGACCACCTCGAAATATGACAGGCACCTGGTACAACAACTCAATCAGGCTTTGAGAGAAGGGAAATTTGATATCTCCCTTTTCCAGAAATACACCGGTAGGGATGTGGACACGCTTTGGAACGAGTTCATCGCCGACATCAAAGCGGGAAAAGCAAGACGCTTCGTATCGAACTCGCCATCGCAATAG